From the Apus apus isolate bApuApu2 chromosome 4, bApuApu2.pri.cur, whole genome shotgun sequence genome, one window contains:
- the ENOPH1 gene encoding enolase-phosphatase E1 isoform X1 yields MGVLPVPAEVRVILLDIEGTTTPIAFVQETLFPYIKDNVRDYLRAHWEEEECQRDVGLLRKQAQEDSSLDGATPIPLESGNGEEELERIIQAVVDNVHWQMSLDRKTTALKQLQGHMWRAAYATGHVKGEIFEDVVPAIRKWREAGMKVYIYSSGSVEAQKLLFGYSTEGDILELFDGHFDTKIGPKVESESYRRIAASIGCATNNILFLTDVPREASAAEEADTHVAVVIRPGNAGLTDDEKSYYSLISSFAELFLPSST; encoded by the exons ATGGGCGTGCTGCCGGTGCCGGCGGAGGTGCGAGTCATCCTGCTGGACATCGAGGGCACCACCACCCCCATCGCCTTCGTCCAG GAGACCCTGTTCCCTTACATCAAAGACAACGTGAGGGACTATCTGCGTGCTcactgggaggaggaggagtgcCAACGGGACGTCGGACTGCTGAGGAAACAG GCTCAGGAGGATTCCAGCTTGGATGGGGCCACGCCAATCCCTTTGGAGAGTGGAAATGgggaagaggagctggagaggaTCATCCAGGCAGTGGTAGACAACGTGCACTGGCAGATGTCTCTGGACAGGAAGACCACAGCcctgaagcagctgcaggggcaCATGTGGAGGGCAGCCTATGCAACCGGGCACGTCAAAGGAGA aatcTTCGAGGATGTGGTTCCAGCCATCAGGAAGtggagggaagcagggatgAAGGTCTACATCTACTCCTCAGGCAGCGTTGAAGCCCAGAAGCTTCTGTTCGGGTACTCTACAGAAGGTGATATCCTAGAG CTCTTTGATGGCCACTTTGATACCAAAATAGGCCCCAAAGTAGAAAGTGAGAGCTACAGAAGGATTGCTGCCAGTATCGGGTGTGCCACCAACAACATCCTCTTCCTGACAGATGTCCCTCGAG AAGCCAGTGCAGCTGAGGAAGCAGACACTCACGTGGCTGTGGTGATCAGACCAGGCAATGCTGGACTGACGGATGACGAGAAGTCATATTACAGCCTCATCTCATCTTTTGCTGAacttttcctgccttcctccacTTAG
- the ENOPH1 gene encoding enolase-phosphatase E1 isoform X2: MGVLPVPAEVRVILLDIEGTTTPIAFVQETLFPYIKDNVRDYLRAHWEEEECQRDVGLLRKQAQEDSSLDGATPIPLESGNGEEELERIIQAVVDNVHWQMSLDRKTTALKQLQGHMWRAAYATGHVKGEIFEDVVPAIRKWREAGMKVYIYSSGSVEAQKLLFGYSTEGDILELFDGHFDTKIGPKVESESYRRIAASIGCATNNILFLTDVPRASAAEEADTHVAVVIRPGNAGLTDDEKSYYSLISSFAELFLPSST, translated from the exons ATGGGCGTGCTGCCGGTGCCGGCGGAGGTGCGAGTCATCCTGCTGGACATCGAGGGCACCACCACCCCCATCGCCTTCGTCCAG GAGACCCTGTTCCCTTACATCAAAGACAACGTGAGGGACTATCTGCGTGCTcactgggaggaggaggagtgcCAACGGGACGTCGGACTGCTGAGGAAACAG GCTCAGGAGGATTCCAGCTTGGATGGGGCCACGCCAATCCCTTTGGAGAGTGGAAATGgggaagaggagctggagaggaTCATCCAGGCAGTGGTAGACAACGTGCACTGGCAGATGTCTCTGGACAGGAAGACCACAGCcctgaagcagctgcaggggcaCATGTGGAGGGCAGCCTATGCAACCGGGCACGTCAAAGGAGA aatcTTCGAGGATGTGGTTCCAGCCATCAGGAAGtggagggaagcagggatgAAGGTCTACATCTACTCCTCAGGCAGCGTTGAAGCCCAGAAGCTTCTGTTCGGGTACTCTACAGAAGGTGATATCCTAGAG CTCTTTGATGGCCACTTTGATACCAAAATAGGCCCCAAAGTAGAAAGTGAGAGCTACAGAAGGATTGCTGCCAGTATCGGGTGTGCCACCAACAACATCCTCTTCCTGACAGATGTCCCTCGAG CCAGTGCAGCTGAGGAAGCAGACACTCACGTGGCTGTGGTGATCAGACCAGGCAATGCTGGACTGACGGATGACGAGAAGTCATATTACAGCCTCATCTCATCTTTTGCTGAacttttcctgccttcctccacTTAG